Proteins encoded within one genomic window of Sminthopsis crassicaudata isolate SCR6 chromosome X, ASM4859323v1, whole genome shotgun sequence:
- the CITED1 gene encoding cbp/p300-interacting transactivator 1 — MNGNKSPEGTRVAPSGIPLPPAESPSPAVTPFSLRTQGPLVASMQLQKLNSQYQGVPSTEPQDEEMALPSWPMEGDEPVESETASIEAFNNLFDFDPIDEELLMSLVMELGLDQAGELPELWLDQDDLDLSTDLPPS; from the coding sequence ATGAATGGGAACAAAAGTCCTGAAGGAACCCGTGTGGCCCCTTCAGGGATCCCACTGCCACCCGCAGAGTCCCCTTCCCCTGCGGTAACCCCCTTCAGCCTGCGCACACAGGGCCCCTTGGTGGCCAGCATGCAGCTGCAGAAGCTTAACAGTCAGTACCAGGGGGTGCCTAGCACCGAGCCCCAAGACGAGGAAATGGCCTTGCCCTCGTGGCCGATGGAGGGCGACGAGCCCGTGGAGTCAGAGACGGCCTCTATTGAGGCCTTCAACAACCTCTTCGATTTTGACCCCATAGACGAGGAGTTGCTCATGTCCCTGGTGATGGAGCTGGGCTTGGACCAAGCTGGTGAGCTACCCGAGCTCTGGCTGGACCAAGATGACCTTGACTTGTCCACCGACCTGCCCCCCAGCTAA